From Halotia branconii CENA392, the proteins below share one genomic window:
- a CDS encoding CAAD domain-containing protein → MQEPEFTETKSTDTTVSDINAQTGTITKLQPPAQSQDQWLKYGEQISSFLATLPEYVTSFFNQYKQPLVSVGLIVGAIVTVKVLLAILDSLNDIPLVAPTFELIGIGYSAWFVYRYLLKATTRKELTTEITTLKSQVVGKNAP, encoded by the coding sequence ATGCAAGAACCGGAATTCACAGAAACTAAGTCTACAGATACAACAGTGTCAGACATCAACGCCCAAACAGGAACCATTACTAAACTCCAGCCTCCAGCACAGTCTCAGGATCAGTGGCTAAAATACGGAGAACAAATTTCTAGTTTTTTAGCAACTCTACCAGAATACGTGACCAGCTTCTTTAATCAATATAAGCAGCCGCTGGTAAGCGTTGGTTTAATTGTAGGAGCAATTGTCACAGTTAAGGTACTATTGGCAATATTAGATTCTTTGAATGATATTCCTTTAGTAGCACCTACTTTTGAGTTGATTGGTATTGGTTACTCTGCTTGGTTTGTTTACCGCTATTTACTCAAAGCCACAACTAGAAAAGAGTTAACTACCGAAATTACAACACTCAAATCACAAGTTGTTGGCAAAAACGCTCCATAA